The Eriocheir sinensis breed Jianghai 21 chromosome 26, ASM2467909v1, whole genome shotgun sequence genome window below encodes:
- the LOC127003685 gene encoding uncharacterized protein LOC127003685 isoform X2 — protein MARVGVQRKPRQLQIVTPEEELENLKNEATLSDPGRSAMLSVGDGTSLAQLLCQAKEESRALRQEAAELRCRLHDAQADTKVLREEVQRWRGGGEGRRGSQANTALTQLALQERERFISQMEELSAKCQALEGDVRGLVEEREELVRELDATHHKLHRLNYILNTILSSPHYTTTTTTNTSTATPTPPKRIVDLDAIITENRYLQQRLKQAEEDVALARSNSAKYKSALERCRTQGSFKLGTSENLIVTPKQVSELLQEYRGEMGGSAENDLRSLCVALVDALGQRSRALRTQRSANRVLVDRVNELERRLVDNSGQGGQTGDAAPLTDLPLAARELMEGYTPPAGIGGLSYVKEEDASRDPRLAKFLGPLTAPQPPSHTRDAGDGEVQMNGVNGNEINVIAETERESVDLNLTHVHSGMSVDEISSSEEEIEENDLQEEDERDMKESSPLLPNLQCSQASADDTLEEIVPLDQLDAYIKEMHLNRRCTATQKGRKETKKGKEEEEKKREKKGKEEEKRCGKERKEREVEKEVVERGRTETEMQKRVDKRERKEIRSQREADGKKSAGTEAQEETAGTKEQREVERTQENNTSTAGKETKMTADSSTTSVDRTEAQEETAGTKEPREAENNALTTEMTADSSTTSVDDLDKKINEKDYDESFDEETNITANSFTTSVDDIDDKKDYDDDESFDLDLSDYDSDNDKLDLALEEWRNDCGGGKLVGEPSSPAKGRKKERFRLWRKEPKDSGDDVELPSALQALLDKAAASVDTSGDGNAGWTM, from the exons gcGACACTGTCCGACCCTGGCCGCTCTGCCATGCTCAGTGTGGGGGACGGCACCAGTCTGGCCCAGCTCCTTTGTCAGGCCAAGGAGGAGAGCCGTGCGCTGAGGCAGGAGGCGGCGGAGCTCAGATGTAGACTCCACGACGCACAGGCCGACACAAAG GTCCTGCGGGAGGAGGTGCAGCGGtggcgggggggcggggagggtcgGCGTGGCAGCCAGGCCAACACGGCACTCACCCAGCTGGCCCTGCAGGAACGGGAGCGCTTCATTTCGCAGATGGAGGAGCTGAGTGCTAAG TGCCAGGCGTTGGAGGGGGATGTCCGGGGgctggtggaggagagggaggagttggTTCGGGAGCTGGACGCCACACACCACAAGCTACATCGCCTCAACTATATCCTCAACACAATCCTCAGCAGCccccactacaccaccaccaccaccaccaacaccagcaccgcCACGCCCACCCCACCCAAACGCATCGTTGACCTCGACGCCATCATCACCGAAAACAG GTACTTGCAGCAGAGGCTGAAGCAGGCTGAGGAAGACGTGGCCTTGGCCCGGAGCAACTCAGCAAAATACAAG TCAGCCCTAGAGAGGTGCCGGACACAGGGCTCCTTCAAGCTGGGTACATCCGAGAACCTGATTGTCACCCCAAAGCAAG TGAGTGAGCTTCTCCAGGAGTACCGTGGAGAGATGGGCGGCTCGGCTGAGAATGACCTGCGCTCGCTCTGTGTGGCACTGGTGGATGCTCTTGGCCAGCGGTCCAGGGCACTCCGCACCCAGCGCTCTGCCAACAG AGTCTTGGTCGACCGGGTTAATGAGTTGGAGCGGCGATTGGTGGACAATAGTGGGCAAGGCGGCCAGACAGGAGATGCAGCGCCCCTCACAGACCTACCACTGGCCGCACGAGAGCTGATGGAAGGGTACACGCCTCCTGCCGGCATAGGGGGGTTGTCttacgtgaaggaggaggatgcttCACGTGACCCCAGGCTGGCGAAGTTCCTAGGGCCGCTCACTGCTCCCCAGCCTCCTTCACACACCAGGGACGCCGGTGATGGGGAAGTGCAGATGAATGGGGTAAACGGGAATGAGATAAATGTGATCGCTGAGACTGAAAGGGAAAGCGTGGATTTGAATCTGACACACGTTCACAGTGGAATGAGTGTGGATGAGATAAGTAGTAGTgaggaagagattgaagagaATGACCtacaagaggaagatgagagggataTGAAGGAGAGTAGCCCGCTCCTTCCCAATTTGCAGTGTTCCCAAGCTTCCGCAGATGACACCCTTGAGGAAATAGTGCCTCTGGACCAGTTGGACGCCTATATAAAGGAAATGCACTTGAACAGACGGTGCACAGCCActcagaaggggaggaaagagacgaagaaaggcaaggaggaggaagagaaaaagcgggaaaagaagggaaaagaggaggaaaaacgatgtggaaaggaaaggaaagaaagggaagtggagaaggaagttgtcgagagaggaagaacagaaacggAGATGCAGAAGAGAGTGGACAAGAGAGAGCGGAAGGAAATAAGAAGCCAGAGAGAAGCGGATGGAAAGAAAAGTGCCGGAACGGAAGCGCAGGAAGAAACGGCAGGAACAAAAGAACAGAGGGAAGTCGAGAGAACGCAAGAAAATAACACGTCAACCGCAGGGAAAGAAACCAAGATGACGGCggactcctccaccacctcggtAGACAGAACGGAAGCGCAGGAAGAAACGGCAGGAACGAAAGAACCGAGGGAAGCTGAAAATAACGCATTGACCACAGAGATGACGGcagactcctccaccacctcggtCGACGATCTAGACAAAAAAATTAACGAAAAGGATTATGACGAGAGCTTTGACGAAGAAACCAATATTACGGCAAACTCCTTCACCACCTCGGTAGACGATATAGACGACAAAAAGGATTACGATGATGACGAGAGCTTTGACCTCGACCTCAGCGACTATGACAGTGACAATGACAAGCTTGACCTGGCGCTGGAGGAGTGGAGAAACGACTGCGGGGGAGGGAAACTTGTAGGCGAACCGAGCTCtccagcgaagggaaggaagaaggagcgaTTTAGACTGTGGAGGAAGGAGCCAAAGGATAGCGGTGATGACGTTGAGCTGCCGTCCGCCCTACAGGCCCTGCTGGACAAAGCCGCCGCCTCCGTGGACACTAGCGGTGACGGCAACGCTGGCTGGACAATGTAA
- the LOC127003685 gene encoding uncharacterized protein LOC127003685 isoform X1: protein MARVGVQRKPRQLQIVTPEEELENLKNEVGVLRRAVESKSAAVGILRSELQECQKERDKFRTLAEQGGSSTLHRPLPLTPAKATLSDPGRSAMLSVGDGTSLAQLLCQAKEESRALRQEAAELRCRLHDAQADTKVLREEVQRWRGGGEGRRGSQANTALTQLALQERERFISQMEELSAKCQALEGDVRGLVEEREELVRELDATHHKLHRLNYILNTILSSPHYTTTTTTNTSTATPTPPKRIVDLDAIITENRYLQQRLKQAEEDVALARSNSAKYKSALERCRTQGSFKLGTSENLIVTPKQVSELLQEYRGEMGGSAENDLRSLCVALVDALGQRSRALRTQRSANRVLVDRVNELERRLVDNSGQGGQTGDAAPLTDLPLAARELMEGYTPPAGIGGLSYVKEEDASRDPRLAKFLGPLTAPQPPSHTRDAGDGEVQMNGVNGNEINVIAETERESVDLNLTHVHSGMSVDEISSSEEEIEENDLQEEDERDMKESSPLLPNLQCSQASADDTLEEIVPLDQLDAYIKEMHLNRRCTATQKGRKETKKGKEEEEKKREKKGKEEEKRCGKERKEREVEKEVVERGRTETEMQKRVDKRERKEIRSQREADGKKSAGTEAQEETAGTKEQREVERTQENNTSTAGKETKMTADSSTTSVDRTEAQEETAGTKEPREAENNALTTEMTADSSTTSVDDLDKKINEKDYDESFDEETNITANSFTTSVDDIDDKKDYDDDESFDLDLSDYDSDNDKLDLALEEWRNDCGGGKLVGEPSSPAKGRKKERFRLWRKEPKDSGDDVELPSALQALLDKAAASVDTSGDGNAGWTM from the exons gcGACACTGTCCGACCCTGGCCGCTCTGCCATGCTCAGTGTGGGGGACGGCACCAGTCTGGCCCAGCTCCTTTGTCAGGCCAAGGAGGAGAGCCGTGCGCTGAGGCAGGAGGCGGCGGAGCTCAGATGTAGACTCCACGACGCACAGGCCGACACAAAG GTCCTGCGGGAGGAGGTGCAGCGGtggcgggggggcggggagggtcgGCGTGGCAGCCAGGCCAACACGGCACTCACCCAGCTGGCCCTGCAGGAACGGGAGCGCTTCATTTCGCAGATGGAGGAGCTGAGTGCTAAG TGCCAGGCGTTGGAGGGGGATGTCCGGGGgctggtggaggagagggaggagttggTTCGGGAGCTGGACGCCACACACCACAAGCTACATCGCCTCAACTATATCCTCAACACAATCCTCAGCAGCccccactacaccaccaccaccaccaccaacaccagcaccgcCACGCCCACCCCACCCAAACGCATCGTTGACCTCGACGCCATCATCACCGAAAACAG GTACTTGCAGCAGAGGCTGAAGCAGGCTGAGGAAGACGTGGCCTTGGCCCGGAGCAACTCAGCAAAATACAAG TCAGCCCTAGAGAGGTGCCGGACACAGGGCTCCTTCAAGCTGGGTACATCCGAGAACCTGATTGTCACCCCAAAGCAAG TGAGTGAGCTTCTCCAGGAGTACCGTGGAGAGATGGGCGGCTCGGCTGAGAATGACCTGCGCTCGCTCTGTGTGGCACTGGTGGATGCTCTTGGCCAGCGGTCCAGGGCACTCCGCACCCAGCGCTCTGCCAACAG AGTCTTGGTCGACCGGGTTAATGAGTTGGAGCGGCGATTGGTGGACAATAGTGGGCAAGGCGGCCAGACAGGAGATGCAGCGCCCCTCACAGACCTACCACTGGCCGCACGAGAGCTGATGGAAGGGTACACGCCTCCTGCCGGCATAGGGGGGTTGTCttacgtgaaggaggaggatgcttCACGTGACCCCAGGCTGGCGAAGTTCCTAGGGCCGCTCACTGCTCCCCAGCCTCCTTCACACACCAGGGACGCCGGTGATGGGGAAGTGCAGATGAATGGGGTAAACGGGAATGAGATAAATGTGATCGCTGAGACTGAAAGGGAAAGCGTGGATTTGAATCTGACACACGTTCACAGTGGAATGAGTGTGGATGAGATAAGTAGTAGTgaggaagagattgaagagaATGACCtacaagaggaagatgagagggataTGAAGGAGAGTAGCCCGCTCCTTCCCAATTTGCAGTGTTCCCAAGCTTCCGCAGATGACACCCTTGAGGAAATAGTGCCTCTGGACCAGTTGGACGCCTATATAAAGGAAATGCACTTGAACAGACGGTGCACAGCCActcagaaggggaggaaagagacgaagaaaggcaaggaggaggaagagaaaaagcgggaaaagaagggaaaagaggaggaaaaacgatgtggaaaggaaaggaaagaaagggaagtggagaaggaagttgtcgagagaggaagaacagaaacggAGATGCAGAAGAGAGTGGACAAGAGAGAGCGGAAGGAAATAAGAAGCCAGAGAGAAGCGGATGGAAAGAAAAGTGCCGGAACGGAAGCGCAGGAAGAAACGGCAGGAACAAAAGAACAGAGGGAAGTCGAGAGAACGCAAGAAAATAACACGTCAACCGCAGGGAAAGAAACCAAGATGACGGCggactcctccaccacctcggtAGACAGAACGGAAGCGCAGGAAGAAACGGCAGGAACGAAAGAACCGAGGGAAGCTGAAAATAACGCATTGACCACAGAGATGACGGcagactcctccaccacctcggtCGACGATCTAGACAAAAAAATTAACGAAAAGGATTATGACGAGAGCTTTGACGAAGAAACCAATATTACGGCAAACTCCTTCACCACCTCGGTAGACGATATAGACGACAAAAAGGATTACGATGATGACGAGAGCTTTGACCTCGACCTCAGCGACTATGACAGTGACAATGACAAGCTTGACCTGGCGCTGGAGGAGTGGAGAAACGACTGCGGGGGAGGGAAACTTGTAGGCGAACCGAGCTCtccagcgaagggaaggaagaaggagcgaTTTAGACTGTGGAGGAAGGAGCCAAAGGATAGCGGTGATGACGTTGAGCTGCCGTCCGCCCTACAGGCCCTGCTGGACAAAGCCGCCGCCTCCGTGGACACTAGCGGTGACGGCAACGCTGGCTGGACAATGTAA
- the LOC127003687 gene encoding ribonuclease P/MRP protein subunit POP5-like, translated as MVRFKRRYLVVEVVPEGDGKVRISNLQEAVLQAVKRIHGDYGVGAVTAGLSVKYLNPETGAAFISSGRGPHRLVASALPFVTQVGGKAATVRSLHHAASMRHGFIFLKKYNEDKLKEMEQKLPAAERERWTLAVS; from the exons atGGTCAGGTTTAAGAGAAG GTACCTGGTGGTCGAGGTGGTGCCGGAGGGGGACGGAAAGGTGAGGATCAGCAATCTGCAGGAGGCGGTGCTTCAGGCTGTCAAGCGGATACATGGGGACTATGGGGTTGGTGCCGTCACTGCTGGGTTAAGCG TGAAGTACCTCAACCCTGAGACGGGCGCAGCCTTCATCAGCTCTGGCCGAGGTCCTCACCGCCTGGTGGCCTCGGCCCTCCCCTTCGTCACACAGGTGGGCGGCAAGGCGGCCACCGTGCGCTCCCTGCACCACGCTGCCTCCATGCGCCACGGCTTCATCTTCCTCAAG AAGTACAATGAAGACAAGCTGAAAGAGATGGAACAGAAGCTGCCCGCCGCGGAGAGGGAGCGCTGGACCCTGGCTGTGAGCTGA